Within Bacteroidota bacterium, the genomic segment CAAAAAGATTGAGCTCGCTCAGTTTAGAAGAAACTTCTTTCCAAACATTATCGGGATAGAGATTTATCTGCTTTTCAAATCCGCGGTTGAGAACATACTTATCTGATTCCCCTGCAGGCAACTGACGCTTAAGCGCGGAAGGAAACAACACGCGTCCTTTCGCGTCAACTGTTGCTTCAAATTCTCCTATTAAACTGGTCATAGATTTTTCGGGAGTTCCTGGGTATTTTTTGTTGCGACAAATGTA encodes:
- a CDS encoding MraZ N-terminal domain containing protein, producing MTSLIGEFEATVDAKGRVLFPSALKRQLPAGESDKYVLNRGFEKQINLYPDNVWKEVSSKLSELNLF